A part of Diachasmimorpha longicaudata isolate KC_UGA_2023 chromosome 11, iyDiaLong2, whole genome shotgun sequence genomic DNA contains:
- the LOC135167402 gene encoding thyrotropin-releasing hormone receptor-like isoform X1: MEEQESKGMTNQSNWVESTMFVVQMYYTPTLVGLGTLGNCLSVYVFFYTKMRKASSSWYLAALVISDTGFLASLFVVWLNLVGFGIFNRQGYCQFFVYLSTLCSFLSVWFVVSFTVERFIAVLYPLRRQSLCTVTKAKMVILGLTCIGVILCSPVLWFSGPRPVNNKPNITACQLVTERENLASAFNVADTILTFVLPFGTIVILNGLISRAVWRLANVRRTLTTNGQRNLRCGNTGMSQAKVTKMLLVVSSVFLCFNLPAYVMRVRAFIEVHQDDTRSTMLAQQIANLLFDTNFGINFVLYCASGQNFRKAVVRLILRRPWRWHSGTPVSNHVSDIRRSSSKMTRQKTIVYEVPWNEGCEMRTIESSSTRTLSQ, encoded by the exons ATGGAGGAACAAGAGTCAAAGGGAATGACAAATCAATCAAATTGGGTGGAGTCAACAATGTTCGTGGTGCAAATGTATTACACACCGACATTAGTTGGTCTAGGTACTCTAGGTAATTGTTTATCAgtgtatgtatttttttatacaaaaatgAGAAAGGCTTCGTCCAGTTGGTATCTGGCAGCCTTAGTGATAAGTGATACTGGATTTTTGGCGTCACTGTTTGTTGTCTGGTTGAATCTTGTGGGATTTGGTATATTCAATCGTCAGGGTTActgtcaattttttgtttatctaTCTACACTGTGCAGCTTCTTGAGTGTATGGTTTGTGGTGTCATTCACTGTTGAACGTTTCATCGCTGTGTTGTATCCACTGCGACGGCAGTCGTTGTGCACAGTGACAAAAGCTAAAATGGTTATCCTAGGACTCACGTGTATCGGTGTGATACTGTGCAGTCCAGTACTCTGGTTTTCGGGTCCACGGCCAGTGAATAATAAGCCTAATATCACTGCTTGTCAACTTGTCACTGAGAGGGAGAATTTGGCCAGTGCATTCAACGTTGCTGATACAATTTTAACATTTGTTCTACCATTTGGTACCATCGTCATTCTCAACGGGCTCATTTCGAGAGCTGTCTGGAGGCTGGCGAATGTCCGAAGGACCCTCACCACCAATGGCCAGAGGAATCTCAGGTGTGGTAACACCGGTATGTCCCAGGCTAAAGTGACAAAAATGTTGCTGGTGGTTTCCAGTGTTTTCCTCTGCTTCAATTTACCAGCTTATGTCATGAGAGTACGAGCATTTATAGAG GTACACCAGGATGATACAAGATCCACTATGTTAGCACAGCAGATAGCAAACCTTCTCTTTGATACTAATTTTGGAATAAACTTCGTACTGTACTGCGCGAGCGGACAAAACTTCCGTAAAGCCGTTGTGCGATTGATCCTCAGGAGGCCGTGGAGATGGCATTCTGGCACACCAGTATCGAATCACG TAAGTGACATAAGGCGATCGAGCAGTAAGATGACGCGTCAAAAAACCATCGTGTATGAAGTTCCATGGAATGAAGGTTGTGAGATGAGAACTATCGAATCATCAAGTACCAGGACCCTGAGTCAATAG
- the LOC135167402 gene encoding uncharacterized protein LOC135167402 isoform X2, with the protein MIQVHQDDTRSTMLAQQIANLLFDTNFGINFVLYCASGQNFRKAVVRLILRRPWRWHSGTPVSNHVSDIRRSSSKMTRQKTIVYEVPWNEGCEMRTIESSSTRTLSQ; encoded by the exons GTACACCAGGATGATACAAGATCCACTATGTTAGCACAGCAGATAGCAAACCTTCTCTTTGATACTAATTTTGGAATAAACTTCGTACTGTACTGCGCGAGCGGACAAAACTTCCGTAAAGCCGTTGTGCGATTGATCCTCAGGAGGCCGTGGAGATGGCATTCTGGCACACCAGTATCGAATCACG TAAGTGACATAAGGCGATCGAGCAGTAAGATGACGCGTCAAAAAACCATCGTGTATGAAGTTCCATGGAATGAAGGTTGTGAGATGAGAACTATCGAATCATCAAGTACCAGGACCCTGAGTCAATAG